A window of the Aliivibrio salmonicida LFI1238 genome harbors these coding sequences:
- a CDS encoding DUF1415 domain-containing protein: MNIQKIEQEVQQWLEDVVIGLNLCPFAAKPNRNKQIKIFVSEATTEEVLLEDVLQELMNLNSKTAEELETTLVAIPNMLQDFMDYNFFLDWVDALLKQQDWEGTYQIATFHPDYCFGGAAPEDDENLTNRSPYPVLHLIREESMEKVLKHYPNPEAIPDTNIARVEALSPEERRKLFPYLFV; the protein is encoded by the coding sequence ATGAATATTCAAAAAATAGAACAAGAAGTACAACAATGGTTAGAAGATGTCGTTATCGGCCTAAATCTTTGCCCTTTTGCCGCGAAACCAAATCGCAATAAACAAATCAAAATCTTTGTTTCTGAAGCGACAACGGAAGAAGTTTTGCTTGAAGACGTACTTCAAGAGTTAATGAATTTAAATTCTAAAACAGCAGAAGAGCTAGAGACCACCTTAGTTGCTATTCCAAACATGCTGCAAGATTTCATGGATTACAATTTCTTCTTAGATTGGGTTGATGCGCTACTCAAACAACAAGACTGGGAAGGCACTTATCAAATTGCGACTTTCCATCCTGATTATTGCTTTGGCGGTGCTGCACCAGAAGATGATGAGAATTTAACGAACCGTTCTCCTTATCCTGTCCTTCATCTTATTCGTGAAGAAAGCATGGAAAAAGTGTTAAAACACTATCCAAATCCTGAAGCTATCCCAGACACAAACATTGCTCGTGTTGAGGCTCTTAGCCCTGAAGAGCGTCGTAAGTTATTCCCTTACTTGTTTGTATAA
- a CDS encoding sensor domain-containing phosphodiesterase, translated as MTTSLSASIAIPERMQKEWQNMLNLLANLVHVPAALIMQTHENTIEVFAASDNTDNPYKVGHHEALGQGLYCEKIIKERQQLFIANALTDPNWDTNPDIALNMIAYCGLPLYWPDNTPFGTICILDNKENDYSPTYQALLKTYQQSIEAQLSTLFQHAELLISHNALQQEITIATQHLNDLNIQLANEVDCRRAAEQKVEYHQNHDLGTGFLNQIALYQHMDNLLKQEKNFVLLHIHFANGLLIQQTHGHQALDRLLTEYRSRITKITDTSITGRLTATDILLVIHADKSKLPKFCQHLSEIGQSNYYINDKSIHLQSYVGAIHSKDGVPRTDLLQYAHDTMVECQSMGKTFTISDVSLPIKSSLSEHQIESYLLEAVRNNDLFLNYQPKVCPITKKWLGCEALLRWNHPRLGAISNDVLIQIAERNGLIYELGNFALRNAIQQTSEWVAHCPAFITAVNVSAVQLKDPYLVEHIEQLLNVYQLSPRNLELEVTESSLIADEDLAITTLNRLHDLGVSIALDDFGTGYASFQYLKKYPFDTLKIDKSFITNITYSTEDQNIVCAMINIAKKLHLNVVVEGIETREQEQFILKEEADLVQGYLYAKPMTAEKFEMGLFNQLSLGTPYFKFI; from the coding sequence ATGACAACATCACTTTCTGCTTCTATTGCGATCCCTGAACGTATGCAGAAAGAGTGGCAAAATATGTTGAATTTATTAGCAAATTTAGTTCATGTACCTGCTGCCCTTATTATGCAAACTCACGAAAATACCATCGAAGTATTTGCTGCCAGTGATAATACTGATAATCCTTATAAAGTCGGTCATCATGAAGCGCTTGGCCAAGGCCTGTATTGCGAAAAAATCATCAAAGAACGCCAACAGCTATTCATTGCAAATGCCTTAACTGATCCTAATTGGGATACAAATCCTGATATTGCTCTTAATATGATCGCTTACTGCGGCCTTCCTCTTTATTGGCCAGATAACACCCCTTTTGGCACCATTTGCATTCTAGACAATAAAGAAAATGATTACTCTCCAACGTATCAAGCATTACTAAAAACCTATCAACAATCCATTGAAGCGCAATTAAGTACACTCTTTCAACATGCCGAATTATTGATTAGTCATAATGCATTACAACAAGAGATCACCATCGCGACTCAGCACCTTAATGATCTCAATATTCAATTAGCCAATGAAGTTGATTGTCGAAGAGCCGCAGAACAAAAAGTGGAATATCATCAAAATCATGATTTAGGCACTGGGTTTTTAAATCAAATTGCACTTTATCAGCATATGGATAACCTACTGAAGCAAGAAAAGAATTTTGTTTTATTACACATTCATTTTGCCAATGGTTTATTGATCCAACAAACTCATGGGCATCAAGCTTTGGATCGACTACTCACAGAGTACCGTTCAAGAATAACAAAAATAACAGACACATCGATCACTGGTCGTCTCACTGCTACCGATATTCTATTAGTCATTCACGCTGATAAAAGTAAGCTACCTAAATTTTGTCAGCACTTGTCTGAAATTGGGCAATCGAATTACTACATCAATGATAAATCGATTCATTTACAGAGTTACGTTGGTGCTATTCATTCAAAAGACGGCGTGCCTCGTACCGATTTATTACAATATGCGCACGACACCATGGTTGAATGCCAAAGCATGGGAAAAACATTCACGATTTCAGATGTGTCTTTGCCAATAAAATCGAGCTTATCTGAACATCAAATCGAAAGTTACTTACTTGAAGCCGTACGCAATAACGATCTCTTTTTAAACTATCAGCCAAAAGTATGCCCAATAACTAAAAAATGGTTAGGATGCGAAGCCTTATTACGTTGGAACCACCCACGTTTAGGCGCTATATCAAACGATGTTTTAATTCAAATCGCTGAACGTAACGGCTTAATTTATGAATTAGGCAACTTTGCATTACGAAATGCGATTCAACAAACAAGTGAATGGGTTGCCCATTGTCCTGCGTTTATTACTGCGGTTAATGTCTCAGCCGTTCAATTAAAAGACCCTTATTTAGTCGAACACATTGAACAACTGCTGAATGTATACCAATTATCACCCCGTAATCTGGAATTAGAAGTCACCGAAAGCAGTTTAATTGCAGATGAAGATTTAGCTATCACGACCTTAAATCGATTGCATGATCTTGGCGTTTCCATTGCGCTCGATGATTTCGGTACCGGTTATGCGTCATTCCAATACTTAAAAAAATACCCATTTGATACCTTAAAGATTGATAAAAGCTTCATTACCAACATTACCTATAGTACTGAAGATCAAAACATCGTTTGTGCGATGATAAATATTGCTAAAAAACTGCACTTAAACGTTGTTGTTGAAGGTATAGAAACCCGAGAACAAGAACAATTTATCCTCAAAGAAGAAGCCGATTTAGTTCAAGGCTACCTCTACGCTAAACCAATGACCGCTGAGAAATTTGAAATGGGTTTATTCAATCAGTTATCCCTTGGAACCCCCTATTTCAAATTTATATAA
- a CDS encoding sugar transferase: MINSYYTINQPTIKAKRAFDVCLSLIGLLITLPLFPLIAIAIKVNSKGPVFYRQLRVGKAMPEQIYVFEMIKFRSMVEDAEVSTGATLAVKGDTRVTLVGRFLRKTRLDELPQFFNVLNGDMSLVGPRPERPTFYNKLEHEIPYFSERTYGVLPGITGLAQVNQGYDTSIEDVRSKVGFDHSYALSLRSISSWIKSDSYILLMTIKVMLFARGQ, from the coding sequence ATGATAAATTCATATTACACAATTAACCAACCAACCATTAAAGCAAAACGGGCTTTTGACGTATGCCTATCTCTTATTGGTTTGCTCATTACTTTGCCTTTATTTCCATTGATTGCCATTGCCATTAAGGTTAACTCTAAAGGCCCTGTATTTTATCGCCAACTTCGCGTGGGAAAGGCAATGCCAGAACAAATTTACGTATTTGAAATGATAAAATTTAGAAGTATGGTAGAAGATGCGGAAGTGAGCACTGGCGCAACATTAGCCGTGAAAGGAGACACTCGCGTGACGCTCGTTGGACGATTTTTGCGAAAAACACGTCTTGATGAGTTACCTCAATTTTTTAATGTTTTAAATGGTGATATGTCTCTTGTTGGACCAAGACCTGAGCGACCAACCTTCTATAATAAACTAGAACATGAGATCCCTTATTTTAGTGAACGAACCTATGGCGTTCTACCTGGCATTACTGGTTTAGCGCAAGTAAACCAAGGTTATGACACCAGTATTGAAGACGTACGATCTAAGGTTGGGTTTGACCACAGTTACGCACTGTCACTCCGTTCTATCTCAAGCTGGATAAAATCAGACAGTTACATTCTTCTTATGACTATAAAAGTCATGTTATTTGCTAGAGGCCAATAA